The following are encoded together in the Methylomonas methanica MC09 genome:
- a CDS encoding DUF2269 family protein produces MMYLTLKLIHILSAIVLFGLGSGTVFYKVMADKSGDHATIAVTSRHVVLADWWFTTPTVIIQPLTGILLADQLSASFGDGWLWWSVVLYLLTGLCWLPVVVLQIRMRDIAAESLAQGRALPSIYHYYSRIWLWLGVPAFFGMIGITTLMIFHNSLWS; encoded by the coding sequence ATGATGTATTTAACCCTGAAATTAATCCACATCCTCAGCGCCATTGTTTTGTTCGGCTTGGGCTCCGGCACGGTGTTTTACAAAGTCATGGCGGATAAAAGCGGCGACCACGCGACGATTGCAGTCACCAGCCGGCATGTCGTATTGGCCGACTGGTGGTTCACGACCCCGACCGTGATCATTCAACCCTTGACCGGCATCTTACTGGCCGATCAATTGTCGGCTTCCTTCGGCGACGGCTGGCTATGGTGGTCGGTGGTACTGTATTTACTCACCGGTTTATGCTGGCTGCCTGTCGTGGTGCTGCAAATCCGCATGCGCGACATTGCCGCCGAGTCGCTGGCCCAAGGCCGTGCCTTGCCGAGCATTTACCACTATTATTCCAGGATTTGGTTGTGGCTGGGCGTACCGGCCTTCTTCGGCATGATAGGCATTACCACGCTGATGATTTTTCACAACTCACTCTGGAGCTAA
- a CDS encoding DUF4166 domain-containing protein: protein MSQSLMQKALGEDWQRLPEVIRKHYQITGEGQSRLEGVMTIDYPHYLYPVVWLIHMFGGLVLWRGSSVRADVNKTVTDGILNWKRTLTYPDGKVDYFRSQMHYAGNNRLIETIGFGFGLTLRVTVDNGDLLYRSAGHFWRCGNFQLNIPDWLLLGSATIREHAVSEDAFYLDFTLKHPLWGVSYYYRGNFRYRAPTEPRKGL, encoded by the coding sequence ATGTCGCAATCATTGATGCAAAAAGCCCTGGGCGAAGACTGGCAGCGGTTACCGGAGGTTATTCGAAAACACTATCAGATAACCGGAGAGGGACAAAGCCGGCTGGAAGGCGTTATGACGATAGATTATCCGCACTATCTGTATCCGGTAGTATGGCTGATACATATGTTCGGCGGACTGGTGCTGTGGCGCGGCTCGTCGGTTCGCGCGGACGTGAATAAAACCGTTACAGACGGGATATTAAACTGGAAGCGCACTCTGACTTATCCGGACGGCAAGGTCGATTACTTTCGTTCGCAAATGCACTATGCGGGGAACAACCGATTGATCGAAACCATAGGATTCGGCTTCGGCTTGACTTTGCGCGTAACCGTCGATAACGGCGATTTGCTGTACCGAAGCGCTGGCCATTTCTGGCGCTGCGGAAATTTCCAATTGAATATTCCCGATTGGCTGCTGCTAGGCTCGGCAACCATTCGCGAACATGCGGTATCGGAGGATGCATTTTATCTGGATTTTACCCTCAAGCATCCGCTCTGGGGCGTCAGCTATTATTACCGGGGAAACTTCCGTTACCGAGCCCCCACCGAGCCAAGGAAAGGCCTATGA
- a CDS encoding DUF3592 domain-containing protein, translating into MQKVCPKCGYTRKQSDYAPDYECPACGIVYHKYVQKQAAAPSGARQNTVNQPKVLVSAAWKPETRRGTVIFMLVFTLMALFYLWETLCGLRAENWPKTSGVITSSYVSSGGRGGDRLNIRYNYAVTGTIYQNDRFNFGLLSLDGDTSSARQVADRYPTGKIVDVYYQESDPANAVLENKFDLKDNLLFVLGLLTAVGITAYFRFFKYRQTDRF; encoded by the coding sequence ATGCAAAAAGTCTGCCCTAAATGCGGCTATACCCGCAAGCAATCCGACTACGCTCCGGACTATGAATGCCCGGCCTGCGGCATCGTTTACCACAAATATGTGCAAAAGCAGGCTGCCGCCCCGTCTGGCGCCAGACAAAATACAGTTAATCAACCCAAAGTCCTGGTCTCGGCAGCCTGGAAACCCGAAACGCGCAGGGGTACCGTGATATTTATGCTGGTGTTTACCCTAATGGCTTTGTTTTACCTATGGGAAACGCTATGCGGTTTACGGGCGGAAAACTGGCCCAAAACCAGCGGCGTGATTACGTCTTCTTACGTATCGTCCGGCGGACGCGGCGGCGACAGACTCAATATCCGATACAACTATGCGGTAACGGGCACTATTTACCAAAACGACCGTTTCAACTTTGGACTGTTATCCTTGGATGGCGACACCAGCAGCGCCCGGCAAGTGGCTGACCGTTACCCGACCGGCAAAATAGTGGACGTTTATTATCAAGAATCCGACCCGGCCAATGCGGTGCTGGAAAATAAATTCGATCTTAAAGACAATCTGCTGTTTGTACTGGGCTTATTGACTGCGGTCGGCATCACGGCTTATTTTAGGTTTTTTAAATACCGGCAAACGGATAGGTTCTAA
- a CDS encoding ribosomal protein L7/L12 has protein sequence MPSSKPTLSEQAMAAANAGNLIEAIKHVREETGLGLKEAKDSVDAYLRDGHSPSPTSVSPAEMPVAAMLALKNGVLIEAIKHYRTHNRCGLKDAKEAVEHYLDSNPLAKQQFQTAAKANGKPFLKGLLVLIILGLIVIGYWYAGGEMP, from the coding sequence ATGCCATCTTCCAAACCGACTCTTTCCGAGCAAGCCATGGCGGCAGCCAATGCCGGCAATCTGATCGAAGCCATTAAACACGTGCGGGAAGAAACCGGCTTGGGTCTAAAAGAAGCCAAAGATAGTGTGGATGCCTATCTGCGGGACGGCCACAGCCCATCGCCCACTAGCGTATCACCCGCCGAGATGCCGGTTGCGGCCATGCTGGCCTTGAAGAACGGCGTGTTGATAGAGGCCATCAAACATTACCGGACACACAATCGTTGCGGCTTGAAAGATGCGAAAGAAGCGGTGGAGCACTATCTTGACAGCAACCCGCTGGCCAAGCAGCAATTCCAGACGGCAGCCAAAGCAAACGGCAAACCATTCCTTAAAGGGTTGCTGGTACTGATAATTCTGGGTTTAATCGTCATTGGCTATTGGTATGCCGGCGGAGAAATGCCCTAA
- the putA gene encoding bifunctional proline dehydrogenase/L-glutamate gamma-semialdehyde dehydrogenase PutA: MNQPALSLFRNRINLAYLQPEALLAPQLVQQLGEYGRHEAEDFAKGLITAIRDQHNHASPFEAFLQEYSLNSAEGIVLMSMAEALLRIPDLATQNRFLQEKLADADWQSHVLHSDSLMVNLASSALLLSGQVEQRVRRYAADNRQSLFSGLLSRLGEPLIRTAVKQAMQYLAQHFVLAEQIDTALDRAAAQPYYRYSFDMLGEAALTTADAERYFQAYHDAIVTLASVAGADLFANPGISIKLSALYPRYEALQAAHAIPAISDQLLPLVTQARDANISVTIDAEEAERLEMSLTIFEHLARHSALAGWQGLGLAVQAYQKRALPVIEWLAELATQQQRWIPLRLVKGAYWDTEIKRAQENGWSDYPVFTRKAATDVSYLACAKTLLSRPEAFYPQFATHNAHTVAAICRLGREHPGFEFQRLHGMGQPLYDRLLETHPHLRCRVYAPVGSYRDLLPYLVRRLLENGANTSFIHQIENPAVSPETLCLDPVETLRQDETQTIALPADLFAPQRQNSAGLNLTDLQLLQQWQTDLAGLAGTTWQAAALVGGQTYSGDVLMVCSPFDRSSLVGHVACSPPQAIAHALQQADKAFADWRLCPVETRADYLLKAADLLEQQRLELAALCMREGGRTLSDALAEIREAVDLCRYYAAGAIELFSQAQSLPGPTGEENCLWQYGRGVFVCISPWNFPIAIFIGQIAAALAAGNTVIAKSALQTSLTGMACVRLLHQAGVPRDVLHFLPGDGATIGGQLLSDKRVAGVAFTGSSATARAINLQLAQRDAAIAALIAETGGQNVMLADSSAHVEQLVSDVLKSAFNSAGQRCSACRVLFLPEETADAIIERLIGAMQWLRLGSPLDLSTDVGPVIDRTALEKLNAHVDYLKNNAKRLYQLPLPAGLEKGHYFPPTLAEIAGLSQLEQEVFGPILHVVRYAGSDLSGVIEAINATGFGLTLGVHSRIKATMQSVRQQARVGNVYCNRNMIGAVVGVQPFGGMGQSGTGPKAGGPHYLLRFSVEQTVTSNLTAIGGNPWLLAKQKL, translated from the coding sequence ATGAACCAACCCGCTTTGTCTTTATTTCGCAACCGGATAAACCTAGCCTACTTGCAACCTGAAGCCCTGCTTGCGCCCCAGCTGGTGCAACAACTGGGAGAATATGGCCGGCACGAAGCCGAGGATTTTGCCAAAGGCTTGATTACCGCCATTCGCGACCAGCATAATCACGCTTCACCCTTCGAGGCGTTTTTACAGGAATACAGCCTGAACAGCGCGGAAGGCATTGTGCTGATGAGCATGGCGGAAGCCTTGCTGCGCATACCCGATCTAGCTACCCAAAACCGCTTCCTTCAGGAAAAACTGGCCGATGCCGACTGGCAAAGCCATGTCTTGCACAGCGATTCGCTTATGGTTAATCTGGCCAGCAGCGCCTTACTGCTCAGCGGCCAAGTCGAACAGCGCGTTCGCCGGTACGCCGCGGATAACCGCCAAAGCCTATTTTCCGGCTTGCTCTCCCGTCTTGGCGAGCCGTTGATACGCACTGCTGTCAAGCAGGCCATGCAGTATCTGGCGCAGCATTTCGTGCTGGCGGAGCAGATAGACACGGCGCTGGATCGGGCCGCCGCCCAGCCTTATTATCGCTATTCGTTCGACATGCTGGGCGAAGCTGCACTGACTACTGCCGATGCAGAGCGCTATTTTCAAGCGTACCACGATGCGATCGTGACCCTGGCATCGGTGGCCGGGGCAGATTTATTCGCCAACCCCGGCATCTCCATCAAGTTGTCGGCATTATATCCGCGCTACGAAGCCTTGCAGGCAGCCCACGCAATTCCGGCCATCAGCGACCAATTATTGCCGCTGGTGACACAAGCCCGAGACGCCAATATCAGCGTGACCATTGATGCCGAAGAAGCCGAACGGCTGGAGATGAGTCTGACGATATTCGAACATCTTGCCCGACACTCTGCTCTGGCTGGCTGGCAGGGCTTAGGCTTGGCGGTACAGGCTTATCAAAAACGCGCCCTGCCGGTCATCGAGTGGCTGGCGGAACTGGCAACGCAGCAACAACGCTGGATTCCGCTGCGCCTAGTAAAAGGCGCTTATTGGGATACCGAAATCAAACGCGCCCAGGAAAACGGCTGGTCCGATTACCCGGTGTTTACTCGTAAAGCCGCCACGGATGTGTCTTATCTGGCCTGCGCCAAAACCCTCCTGTCCCGGCCGGAGGCTTTTTATCCGCAATTCGCCACCCACAATGCCCACACGGTGGCGGCGATTTGCCGACTGGGCCGCGAGCATCCCGGCTTCGAGTTTCAACGCTTGCACGGCATGGGCCAGCCCTTGTACGACCGCCTGTTGGAAACGCACCCGCATCTCCGCTGCCGAGTCTATGCGCCGGTCGGCAGTTACCGGGATTTATTGCCTTATTTGGTCCGGCGCCTGCTGGAAAACGGCGCCAACACGTCGTTTATTCACCAAATCGAAAACCCGGCCGTCAGCCCGGAAACCTTATGCCTTGACCCTGTCGAAACGCTGCGGCAGGATGAGACGCAGACCATCGCCTTGCCGGCGGACTTGTTCGCGCCGCAACGCCAAAACTCCGCGGGCCTGAATCTGACCGACTTGCAGTTGCTGCAGCAATGGCAAACCGACTTGGCAGGACTTGCCGGTACGACCTGGCAAGCCGCTGCGCTGGTAGGTGGTCAAACCTACTCCGGCGATGTTTTAATGGTCTGCAGCCCTTTCGATCGCAGCAGCTTGGTCGGCCACGTCGCCTGCAGCCCGCCGCAGGCGATAGCACACGCGTTGCAACAAGCCGATAAGGCTTTTGCCGACTGGCGGCTTTGCCCCGTTGAGACCCGCGCTGATTATTTGTTAAAAGCGGCCGACTTGCTGGAGCAACAGCGCTTGGAATTGGCCGCGCTTTGCATGCGGGAAGGCGGCCGCACCTTAAGCGACGCGTTGGCGGAAATCAGGGAAGCGGTGGATTTGTGCCGATATTACGCCGCCGGCGCGATCGAATTGTTCAGCCAAGCGCAGTCGTTGCCGGGGCCGACCGGCGAAGAAAACTGCTTGTGGCAATACGGGCGCGGCGTGTTCGTCTGCATCAGCCCCTGGAACTTTCCGATAGCCATTTTTATCGGCCAAATCGCCGCTGCGCTGGCGGCGGGCAACACGGTCATCGCCAAATCGGCCCTACAAACCTCCTTAACCGGCATGGCTTGCGTGCGGCTGTTGCATCAGGCCGGTGTGCCGCGCGATGTGCTGCACTTTTTGCCGGGCGACGGCGCGACAATCGGCGGACAATTGCTCAGCGACAAACGGGTAGCCGGCGTGGCCTTTACCGGCTCCAGCGCCACCGCGCGCGCCATCAACCTGCAACTTGCACAGCGAGACGCCGCCATTGCGGCGCTGATCGCCGAAACCGGCGGCCAAAACGTCATGCTGGCCGATAGTTCCGCGCACGTCGAACAATTGGTTAGCGATGTCCTGAAATCGGCTTTCAACAGTGCCGGCCAACGCTGTTCGGCCTGCCGGGTGCTGTTTTTACCGGAAGAAACCGCCGACGCCATTATCGAACGCTTAATCGGCGCCATGCAGTGGCTGAGGCTGGGTTCGCCGTTGGATTTAAGCACGGATGTCGGCCCGGTAATCGATCGAACCGCGTTAGAGAAATTAAATGCACATGTCGACTATTTAAAAAACAACGCCAAACGGCTGTATCAATTGCCCCTTCCGGCCGGGCTGGAGAAAGGCCACTATTTTCCGCCGACTCTGGCGGAAATCGCCGGCCTATCGCAACTGGAACAGGAAGTATTCGGCCCGATTTTGCATGTCGTACGCTATGCGGGTTCGGACTTGTCCGGAGTGATCGAAGCTATCAATGCCACCGGTTTCGGCCTGACATTGGGCGTGCACAGCCGTATCAAAGCCACGATGCAAAGCGTACGGCAGCAGGCCAGGGTCGGCAACGTCTATTGCAACCGCAATATGATAGGCGCCGTGGTTGGCGTGCAACCCTTCGGCGGCATGGGCCAATCCGGCACCGGCCCGAAAGCCGGCGGCCCGCATTATTTATTGCGTTTTTCGGTTGAGCAGACGGTAACCAGTAATTTGACAGCCATCGGCGGCAACCCCTGGCTGCTAGCGAAACAGAAGCTTTAG
- a CDS encoding nucleotidyltransferase family protein, whose amino-acid sequence MRPSIALQTHRDAIKEIALRHRVQNIRVFGSVIHGDDTEESDLDLLVDPTRETTLMDIAKIQVELKNLLNITVDVLTPRALPDKFRDQVLKEAQPL is encoded by the coding sequence ATGCGACCTTCAATAGCCCTGCAAACACACCGCGACGCCATTAAAGAGATTGCCCTCCGACATAGGGTACAAAATATACGCGTGTTCGGCTCGGTCATTCATGGTGACGATACGGAAGAAAGCGACTTGGACCTACTGGTTGACCCCACCAGAGAAACCACGTTAATGGATATTGCAAAAATCCAAGTAGAGCTAAAAAACCTGTTAAATATAACCGTTGACGTACTGACGCCACGGGCGCTACCCGATAAATTCCGCGATCAGGTTTTAAAAGAAGCCCAACCATTATGA
- a CDS encoding HepT-like ribonuclease domain-containing protein: MSKKDVLRIPDYLEHIAEAIGRIQRYVDDMSEVTFLEDEKTQDAVIRNFEIIGEAAHNIERYHADYAESHTEVPWTLMYAMRNRISHGYFKVDFELIWQTIHADLPEIHQQIQLLLAD; the protein is encoded by the coding sequence ATGAGCAAAAAAGACGTATTGCGAATTCCGGATTATCTGGAACACATCGCGGAAGCCATCGGGCGGATTCAACGCTACGTCGACGACATGTCGGAAGTCACTTTTCTCGAAGACGAAAAAACCCAGGATGCTGTCATTAGAAATTTCGAGATTATCGGCGAGGCCGCTCACAACATAGAACGTTACCACGCTGACTATGCCGAATCCCATACGGAAGTACCTTGGACTCTCATGTACGCAATGCGCAATCGTATATCACATGGCTATTTCAAAGTGGATTTCGAATTGATCTGGCAAACCATTCACGCAGACTTACCGGAAATACATCAGCAAATTCAGCTATTGCTTGCTGATTAA
- a CDS encoding TrkH family potassium uptake protein — protein MSSSDVSRALAQPVRYRVLARYLASIGLVVAVLRLPPILLSWACGDWHFMVGQVLVSAGLLLICLPVTRIWVPEGIRDNEVMVITSLSFAFTALLEALPFIGEGLTGIDALFETVSGVTTTGLSTLTGLQHYSPALLFSRAWMQWYGGLGVVAFSIALLFLDRGMAAHRLAMGDITDSRDILGNARSHALKLLIIYSALSVIAILALWVAGLDPLSAVTHALSGISTGGFSIYDNSLAAIDSAWLQVLVTVIGVLGAVALPLYYHVFKRGFKELATESEALALPVISLGVVGVLFLCINADVGNVWSSLKQAVVMGISAQTTTGFANADIGPMNAGAKLTLITSMIIGGSMGSTAGGIKILRFLIVLRLIQLFIVRTALPAHAVLERRLCGDKLEADEIERVLMLIMIFLGTVLLSWFAFLVMGYDPLNALLEVVSACSTTGLSSGITRTALEPSLKAVLIIDMLLGRVEFLAMLVFLYPRTWIKIGSKT, from the coding sequence ATGAGTTCTTCCGACGTTTCCAGAGCTTTGGCCCAACCGGTGCGTTACCGGGTTTTGGCGCGTTATCTGGCCAGCATCGGCTTGGTGGTGGCCGTGTTGCGGCTGCCGCCTATATTGCTGTCCTGGGCCTGCGGCGACTGGCATTTCATGGTGGGCCAAGTTTTGGTTTCCGCAGGGTTACTGCTCATTTGCCTGCCCGTAACGCGTATTTGGGTGCCGGAAGGCATACGCGACAATGAAGTGATGGTAATCACCAGCCTGTCCTTTGCGTTTACTGCCCTGCTGGAAGCGTTGCCATTTATTGGCGAAGGACTGACGGGGATCGACGCCCTGTTCGAAACGGTGTCCGGCGTCACCACCACCGGTTTAAGCACCCTGACCGGCCTGCAACATTATTCCCCGGCACTGCTGTTTAGCCGGGCCTGGATGCAGTGGTACGGCGGTTTGGGGGTAGTGGCGTTTTCCATCGCCTTGTTGTTTTTGGACCGGGGCATGGCCGCGCACCGGCTAGCCATGGGCGACATTACCGACAGCCGGGACATCCTGGGTAACGCCCGTAGCCACGCGCTGAAATTGCTGATTATTTATAGCGCGTTGAGCGTTATTGCGATTTTAGCCTTATGGGTTGCGGGCCTGGATCCATTAAGCGCCGTTACCCATGCCTTGAGCGGCATTTCCACCGGCGGATTTTCCATTTACGATAACAGTCTGGCTGCTATCGACAGCGCGTGGCTGCAGGTTTTGGTGACTGTCATTGGTGTATTGGGCGCCGTGGCGCTGCCGCTGTACTATCATGTATTCAAACGCGGATTTAAAGAATTGGCTACCGAATCCGAAGCGTTGGCGCTACCGGTGATCAGTTTAGGTGTGGTTGGGGTACTGTTTCTCTGCATCAACGCCGATGTCGGCAATGTCTGGTCCAGTCTGAAACAAGCCGTGGTCATGGGCATTTCGGCCCAAACCACCACCGGCTTTGCCAATGCCGATATAGGCCCGATGAATGCCGGCGCCAAACTGACCTTGATAACCTCCATGATAATTGGTGGCTCCATGGGCTCCACCGCCGGCGGTATCAAAATTTTGCGATTTTTGATCGTATTACGTTTGATTCAACTGTTCATTGTCCGCACCGCCCTGCCGGCGCATGCCGTGCTGGAGCGCCGGTTGTGCGGAGACAAGTTGGAAGCGGACGAGATTGAACGCGTATTAATGCTGATCATGATTTTTCTGGGCACGGTGCTGCTGTCCTGGTTCGCTTTTTTGGTGATGGGCTATGATCCGCTGAACGCCTTGCTGGAAGTGGTATCAGCCTGTTCGACCACCGGTTTGTCGTCCGGCATCACCCGCACCGCGCTGGAACCCAGTCTTAAAGCGGTCTTGATCATCGACATGTTGTTGGGTCGGGTAGAGTTTTTAGCCATGCTGGTATTCTTGTATCCGCGCACCTGGATCAAAATAGGGAGTAAAACTTGA
- a CDS encoding potassium channel family protein, producing the protein MKIVFIGASSLAIATAQQLLRAGHEVIIIENDKTVIDKLMPHIDCVFLHGNGSKPAILKETDPATIDVLFCLTKSDEANIIASLVARSLGVKRVITRVEDPEFEHICVGLGLTNTIIPTLTHARYLANIAAGRDVLELSAIFRGNVKLFSFIATENEAGAVSDLDLPKHTRIIFCYRDNQFLPLDHDSKIEPADELVLVTTVADYEKLHAKWGNGKDIS; encoded by the coding sequence TTGAAAATCGTCTTTATCGGCGCCTCGTCGCTGGCCATCGCCACGGCGCAACAGTTACTGCGCGCCGGACACGAAGTCATCATCATCGAAAACGACAAAACCGTCATCGATAAATTGATGCCGCACATCGACTGCGTATTTCTGCACGGCAACGGCAGCAAACCGGCGATATTAAAGGAAACCGACCCCGCCACCATCGATGTACTGTTTTGCCTGACCAAAAGCGATGAAGCCAACATTATTGCCAGCTTGGTGGCGCGCTCCCTGGGCGTTAAACGGGTGATTACCCGAGTCGAGGACCCTGAGTTCGAGCATATCTGCGTCGGACTGGGTTTAACCAATACGATTATCCCCACCCTGACCCACGCCCGCTATCTGGCTAATATTGCCGCCGGCCGGGATGTTTTGGAGTTGTCCGCCATTTTTCGCGGCAATGTAAAGTTGTTTAGCTTTATCGCCACGGAAAACGAAGCCGGGGCTGTGAGCGACTTGGATTTACCCAAGCATACCCGGATCATCTTCTGCTATCGGGACAACCAGTTTTTACCTCTGGATCACGATAGCAAAATCGAACCCGCGGACGAACTGGTGCTGGTTACCACCGTGGCCGATTATGAAAAATTGCACGCCAAATGGGGTAACGGTAAGGATATAAGCTAA
- the rlmKL gene encoding bifunctional 23S rRNA (guanine(2069)-N(7))-methyltransferase RlmK/23S rRNA (guanine(2445)-N(2))-methyltransferase RlmL: MSQYQLFATTPKAMEGILAAEIEALGGQQVQQKMAGVAFQGDLAMAYKACLWSRTANRILLLLGSFEVKSQQDLYDGVKRINWFEHMKPDDSLAVSFSSKNNPAINNTHFGALKVKDAIVDQMRAKFDKRPNIDTDRPSIRVNVYLHNETAQLSLDLSGESLHKRGYRDVSIAAPIKENLAAAILLRTGWPKIAAAGGSLLDPMCGSGTMLLEGAMIAADYAPGLLRDYFGFLGWKKHDAGLWQSLLEDANQRRDAGLQHMPVIVGFDQDRRTVATALQHVENAGLQGKIHIEKRDIDDATAAESWPKGLIACNPPYGERLGEEAETAELYRRFGEVLKSRFGGWQAAMIISNPELGFRLGLRSQKPITLFNGALECKLLRFNIEEKSFFEPKAKSQQERIDQISRRTEREQPDNQAEMFGNRLRKNLKKLAKWAKQNHINCYRLYDADLPEYAVAVDVYQGEQVWVNVQEYESPKTIDPAKANQRLAGAMVEIPKVLGIPKEQVFLKIRRKQKNTDQYEKQGDSGRFQVVEEGGCKFWVNFEDYLDTGLFLDHRPIRMLIQQQAKGKRFLNLFAYTGSASVHAALGGAVSSVTVDMSNTYLDWAKRNFDLNGIRGDHKLVRANCLTWLAEQAAAKPAPQFDLIFLDPPTFSNSKKMDDAFDVQNDHVPLLKNAAALLAPGGILYFSTNFRRFKMDTVALAGLNIEDISASTIPEDFARDQKIHYCWRISR; this comes from the coding sequence ATGAGCCAATATCAACTGTTCGCCACCACCCCCAAAGCCATGGAAGGCATACTCGCCGCCGAAATAGAAGCCCTGGGCGGACAGCAAGTTCAGCAAAAAATGGCCGGTGTGGCGTTTCAGGGCGATTTGGCCATGGCTTATAAAGCCTGTTTGTGGTCGCGCACCGCTAACCGGATTTTGCTGTTACTGGGCAGCTTCGAGGTTAAATCGCAGCAGGATTTGTACGACGGCGTCAAACGTATCAACTGGTTCGAACACATGAAACCGGACGACAGCCTGGCAGTGTCGTTCAGCAGCAAAAATAATCCTGCCATCAACAACACCCATTTCGGCGCACTCAAAGTCAAGGATGCCATCGTCGACCAGATGCGGGCCAAATTCGACAAACGACCGAATATCGACACCGACCGACCCAGTATTCGCGTCAATGTCTATCTGCATAACGAGACTGCTCAGCTGAGCCTGGATTTGTCCGGCGAGAGCTTGCATAAACGCGGCTACCGGGATGTCAGCATTGCCGCGCCGATCAAGGAAAACCTGGCCGCCGCCATTTTATTGCGGACCGGCTGGCCGAAAATCGCTGCGGCCGGCGGCTCGTTACTGGACCCGATGTGCGGCTCCGGCACCATGTTATTGGAAGGCGCCATGATCGCCGCCGATTACGCCCCCGGTTTACTGCGGGATTATTTCGGCTTTTTGGGCTGGAAAAAGCACGACGCCGGGCTATGGCAAAGTCTGCTGGAGGATGCCAATCAACGCCGCGACGCCGGCTTGCAGCACATGCCGGTGATTGTCGGCTTCGATCAGGACCGCCGCACCGTGGCGACCGCCTTGCAACACGTGGAAAACGCCGGCTTGCAAGGCAAAATTCATATTGAAAAACGCGATATCGACGATGCGACAGCCGCTGAAAGCTGGCCTAAAGGCTTGATTGCCTGCAATCCGCCTTATGGCGAGCGTCTGGGCGAAGAAGCCGAAACGGCCGAGCTGTACCGGCGCTTCGGCGAGGTATTGAAAAGCCGCTTCGGCGGCTGGCAGGCAGCGATGATTATCAGTAACCCGGAGCTGGGCTTTAGATTGGGCCTGCGTTCGCAAAAACCCATCACCTTATTTAACGGCGCGCTGGAGTGCAAATTACTTCGCTTCAATATCGAAGAAAAAAGCTTTTTCGAGCCGAAAGCCAAATCCCAGCAGGAACGCATCGATCAAATCAGCCGCCGTACCGAAAGGGAACAACCGGACAATCAGGCTGAAATGTTCGGCAACCGGCTGCGCAAGAATCTGAAAAAATTGGCGAAATGGGCCAAGCAAAATCATATTAATTGCTACCGCCTGTACGACGCCGATTTACCGGAATACGCGGTAGCGGTCGATGTCTACCAGGGCGAGCAAGTCTGGGTCAACGTGCAGGAATACGAGTCGCCGAAAACCATCGATCCCGCCAAAGCCAATCAACGGCTGGCCGGGGCGATGGTGGAAATTCCCAAAGTGTTGGGTATTCCTAAAGAACAAGTGTTCTTAAAAATCCGCCGCAAACAGAAAAATACCGACCAATACGAGAAACAAGGCGATTCGGGCCGCTTTCAGGTGGTAGAAGAAGGCGGTTGCAAATTCTGGGTGAATTTCGAGGATTATCTGGATACCGGCCTGTTTCTCGACCACCGGCCGATACGCATGTTGATTCAGCAGCAAGCCAAGGGCAAGCGGTTTCTGAATCTATTTGCCTATACCGGCAGCGCCAGCGTGCATGCGGCCTTAGGCGGCGCCGTTTCCAGCGTCACGGTGGATATGTCCAATACCTACTTGGACTGGGCCAAACGCAACTTCGATTTAAACGGCATACGCGGCGATCATAAACTGGTACGCGCCAATTGTCTGACCTGGCTGGCCGAACAGGCTGCGGCCAAACCGGCGCCGCAGTTCGATTTGATTTTTCTGGATCCGCCGACTTTTTCCAATTCCAAGAAAATGGACGACGCCTTCGATGTGCAAAACGACCACGTGCCATTATTAAAAAATGCCGCAGCACTGTTGGCACCCGGCGGCATCTTGTACTTTTCCACTAATTTTCGCCGCTTTAAAATGGATACCGTCGCATTGGCGGGCCTGAATATCGAGGATATTAGCGCGTCGACTATCCCCGAGGATTTCGCCCGCGACCAAAAAATTCATTATTGTTGGAGAATCAGCCGATGA
- the yccX gene encoding acylphosphatase, whose product MSSCLHIIVKGRVQGVYFRAYTQKQAVKLNLNGYVRNLANGDVEVVACGERAAVQQLAAWCHKGPLLAKVSEVIVNDHPEHEAFSEFEIR is encoded by the coding sequence ATGAGCAGTTGTTTGCATATCATCGTCAAGGGCCGGGTACAGGGCGTGTATTTCCGGGCCTATACCCAAAAGCAGGCGGTTAAACTTAACTTAAACGGCTACGTGCGTAATCTGGCCAACGGCGATGTGGAAGTGGTCGCCTGCGGCGAACGCGCGGCCGTGCAGCAATTGGCAGCGTGGTGCCACAAGGGGCCACTGTTGGCCAAAGTCAGCGAAGTCATCGTCAACGATCACCCCGAACATGAGGCTTTTTCGGAATTTGAAATTCGCTAG